In Oryza sativa Japonica Group chromosome 2, ASM3414082v1, the following are encoded in one genomic region:
- the LOC9271988 gene encoding protein MEI2-like 4 isoform X1, protein MPSQVMDQRHHMSQYSHPTLAASSFSEELRLPTERQVGFWKQESLPHHMGSKSVASSPIEKPQPIGTRMAGRLELLQPYKLRDQGAAFSLEHKLFGQERHANLPPSPWRPDQETGRQTDSSLKSAALFSDGRINPNGAYNENGLFSSSVSDIFDKKLRLTSKNGLVGQSIEKVDLNHVDDEPFELTEEIEAQIIGNLLPDDDDLLSGVVDEVGYPTNANNRDDADDDIFYTGGGMELETDENKKLQEFNGSANDGIGLLNGVLNGEHLYREQPSRTLFVRNINSNVEDSELKLLFEHFGDIRALYTACKHRGFVMISYYDIRSALNAKMELQNKALRRRKLDIHYSIPKDNPSEKDINQGTIVLFNVDLSLTNDDLHKIFGDYGEIKEIRDTPQKGHHKIIEFYDVRAAEAALRALNRNDIAGKKIKLETSRLGAARRLSQHMSSELCQEEFGVCKLGSPSTSSPPIASFGSTNLATITSTGHENGSIQGMHSGLQTSISQFRETSFPGLSSTIPQSLSTPIGISSGATHSNQAALGEISQSLGRMNGHMNYSFQGMSALHPHSLPEVHNGVNNGVPYNLNSMAQVVNGTNSRTAEAVDNRHLHKVGSGNLNGHSFDRAEGALGFSRSGSSSVRGHQLMWNNSSNFHHHPNSPVLWPSPGSFVNNVPSRSPAQMHGVPRAPSSHMIDNVLPMHHLHVGSAPAINPSLWDRRHGYAGELTEAPNFHPGSVGSMGFPGSPQLHSMELNNIYPQTGGNCMDPTVSPAQIGGPSPQQRGSMFHGRNPMVPLPSFDSPGERMRSRRNDSNGNQSDNKKQYELDVDRIVRGDDSRTTLMIKNIPNKYTSKMLLAAIDENHKGTYDFIYLPIDFKNKCNVGYAFINMTNPQHIIPFYQTFNGKKWEKFNSEKVASLAYARIQGKSALIAHFQNSSLMNEDKRCRPILFHSDGPNAGDQEPFPMGTNIRARSGRSRASSGEESHQDISITSVNCDTSTNGVDTTGPAKD, encoded by the exons ATGCCATCTCAGGTCATGGATCAGAGGCATCACATGTCCCAGTACAGCCACCCCACCTTGGCTGCATCCTCCTTCTCGGAGGAGCTTCGTCTCCCCACAGAG AGGCAAGTTGGATTTTGGAAGCAGGAGTCATTACCTCATCACATGG GAAGCAAGTCTGTTGCATCTTCACCAATTGAAAAACCTCAACCTATTGGGACAAGGATGGCTGGTCGACTAGAACTTCTACAACCATATAAACTAAGAGACCAGGGAGCTGCATTTAGCCTTGAGCACAAGCTATTCGGTCAAGAGAGGCATGCTAACTTGCCACCAtctccttggagacctgatcAAGAAACTGGCCGCCAAACTGATTCATCTTTGAAGTCGGCAGCTTTATTTTCTGATGGGAGGATTAATCCGAATGGTGCCTATAACGAGAATGGGCTTTTCTCAAGCTCTGTATCAGATATTTTTGACAAGAAAT TGAGATTAACATCCAAGAATGGTCTTGTCGGTCAGTCAATTGAAAAGGTTGACCTAAACCATGTTGATGATGAGCCCTTTGAGTTGACCGAGGAAATTGAGGCCCAAATAATTGGAAATCTTCTTCCTGATGATGATGACCTGTTATCAGGTGTTGTTGATGAAGTTGGGTATCCAACCAACGCTAACAACCGGGATGATGCTGATGATGATATATTCTACACTGGAGGCGGGATGGAACTCGAAActgatgaaaataaaaaactgCAAGAATTTAATGGCAGTGCTAATGATGGAATTGGTTTGTTAAATGGTGTGTTGAATGGTGAACATCTATACCGGGAACAGCCTTCGAGAACTCTTTTTGTTCGAAACATTAATAGTAATGTTGAGGACTCTGAATTGAAGCTCCTATTTGAG CATTTCGGAGATATCCGTGCCCTTTATACTGCCTGTAAACATCGTGGTTTTGTGATGATATCTTACTATGATATAAGGTCAGCGCTGAATGCCAAGATGGAGCTTCAAAACAAGGCACTGAGGCGTAGGAAACTTGACATACATTATTCCATTCCGAAG GACAATCCTTCGGAGAAAGATATTAACCAGGGAACTATTGTACTTTTTAACGTTGACCTATCTTTAACAAATGATGATCTACATAAGATCTTTGGTGACTATGGTGAAATAAAGGAG ATTCGTGACACTCCACAGAAGGGTCATCACAAAATAATAGAATTTTATGATGTCAGAGCAGCTGAAGCTGCACTTCGTGCATTAAACAGGAATGATATTGCAGGCAAGAAAATCAAATTGGAGACCAGCCGTCTGGGTGCTGCTAGGCG CTTGTCGCAGCATATGTCTTCAGAATTGTGTCAGGAAGAGTTTGGTGTATGCAAACTGGGGAGTCCAAGCACAAGTAGCCCTCCAATTGCTTCGTTTG GTTCTACTAATTTGGCAACAATAACTTCAACTGGTCATGAAAATGGAAGTATCCAGGGTATGCATTCTGGACTTCAGACATCAATAAGCCAGTTCAGAGAAACATCTTTTCCAGGCCTATCTTCTACCATACCACAAAGTTTGTCCACTCCAATTGGAATTTCATCCGGTGCAACTCATAGTAACCAGGCTGCCCTTGGTGAGATCAGCCAATCTCTAGGTCGGATGAATGGGCATATGAACTATAGTTTTCAGGGCATGAGTGCTCTTCATCCTCATTCTCTGCCTGAAGTCCACAATGGAGTGAACAATGGTGTCCCTTACAACTTAAACAGCATGGCACAAGTTGTCAATGGAACCAACTCGAGGACAGCTGAAGCTGTGGACAACAGACATCTCCATAAAGTGGGTTCCGGCAACCTCAATGGACATTCATTTGATCGTGCGGAAGGAG CTCTTGGATTTTCAAGAAGTGGAAGTTCTTCTGTCCGTGGTCACCAGTTAATGTGGAATAATTCAAGTAACTTCCATCATCACCCAAATTCTCCTGTTCTATGGCCAAGCCCTGGATCATTTGTAAACAATGTTCCATCTCGCTCCCCTGCACAAATGCATGGAGTTCCAAGAGCACCATCGTCGCACATGATTGACAATGTGCTTCCCATGCACCATCTCCATGTAGGATCGGCACCAGCGATCAACCCATCACTTTGGGATAGGCGGCATGGCTATGCAGGGGAATTGACAGAAGCACCAAATTTCCATCCTGGTAGTGTGGGAAGCATGGGATTTCCTGGTAGTCCTCAGCTTCACTCGATGGAGCTTAATAACATATACCCTCAAACTGGAGGGAATTGCATGGACCCAACTGTGTCTCCTGCACAGATTGGTGGTCCATCTCCTCAGCAGAGAGGTTCGATGTTCCATGGAAGGAATCCTATGGTTCCCCTTCCATCCTTTGATTCACCTGGTGAACGGATGAGGAGCCGAAGAAATGATTCAAATGGTAATCAGTCTGATAATAAAAAGCAATATGAGCTTGATGTTGACCGCATTGTTCGTGGTGATGACTCCCGGACTACGCTGATGATAAAGAATATCCCAAACAA GTACACCTCAAAGATGCTTCTAGCTGCTATTGATGAAAATCATAAAGGGACTTATGATTTTATTTACCTACCAATTGACTTCAAG AACAAGTGCAATGTAGGCTATGCTTTCATCAATATGACCAATCCTCAGCATATCATTCCATTTTATCAG ACGTTCAATGGCAAGAAGTGGGAAAAGTTTAACAGTGAGAAAGTGGCATCACTTGCTTATGCTAGAATCCAAGGGAAATCAGCTCTTATTGCTCACTTCCAGAACTCCAGTTTGATGAATGAGGACAAGCGCTGCCGCCCCATACTATTCCATTCGGATGGTCCTAATGCAGGAGATCAG GAACCATTCCCTATGGGTACAAACATCCGAGCCAGGTCAGGGAGATCGCGAGCTTCCTCTGGCGAAGAAAGCCACCAGGACATCTCAATCACCTCGGTTAATTGTGACACTTCTACCAATGGAGTTGATACTACAGGGCCTGCCAAGGACTGA